One Nematostella vectensis chromosome 10, jaNemVect1.1, whole genome shotgun sequence genomic window, AAACAATTACGCTGTTCTTAGTTTCCCTAGCCGGCTCGAGTTAACGGGGTTCTACTAACTAATTTGGTCGTTGAAAGAAGTACTAGAAACGCACAAGTACGGCCTTAGCCTTAGCCAAGTAGATTAACCTCCTGCGCATCTAAGCTTCGTTCGAATTTAAGCGTTTCTGTAATGCTTCCTATATTTTCATAACAGGTCGTTTCCGAGATTTCTCAAGAAATTCAAGACACCTGACTATCGAGGTAAATTATTATCTGTCTACAATAATTTCGTCATTTCCAGAAAGTCTACACAGTCAATATTCTTTGCTGGCACCTCGGGAGCAAGATTTGCTATCAGCCTTCTTCTCGGTTTCCTTCGCCATTGAAAAACCGGTTTTAGTGTCGCATTGTATAACTGACAATTACCTCTTTTTTTGTCCCCTCAGATAAGAAAGTGTTTGGTGTACCGATGTCTGTGGTTCTACAGCGTTCGGGACAGCCACTCCCACGACCCATACTATGCGCTATCAACTACCTCCAACGAACGTGTACGTAACCTTCAAAAAAAAACGTATAGGTATCCATGGCAACCAATGTATACGTTCCCATGGCAACAAACGTGTCCATTCCAACGGAGTATACGTATCCCTGCTAACAAAAGCCACAATGCACAAGAGTTCTGCTTATGACAATTCAATTGAACACAATAGCTGcaccaaatcagccgatgggaAAAGATGCTATCTCATGCCTGGTTCCTGGtcgctaggatgacaaaatgtcAGATATACTGCGTGATAAAACCCGGTCATCTGCTATTTTACGGGTTACTattcagagccgtagcaggtctcgaattattgggggggggcacagtaGAGAAACATCAAGAAAGTTGCAGGGGgaacagccacgcccctactggtcatttccttataattttgaacatttgggggcatgtgcccccagtgccccaccacctgctacggccctgctatTACATCTATATTTCATGAATGTATTTTGTAACCCTATTGATCTTTTCTTGTAGGCGTCGAGTCCGTAGGCATTTTCAGAAAGTCAGGTGGCAAACAGAGaattaataatttaaaagATATGATGGAAGATAACCCAGGTAAGGAGGCTCTATTCAAACACTAGTCATACACGTAGTTATAGTAACCCTTCGGGAAAGAATACAGCTGCACAGAGGCACATGGGAAGGACAAAAATCCACCCTTCCCATGATGTATTGCCCGCCTATCTGTATCTATCTATGTATAAGGGAAAGCAGGGAATCAGTCTATTCTATTTTGGTCTTCAATTGTTTCTATATCGGCTGACATGATTTGTTCCTTTGTGTTGCTAGAGCACACAGACTTCGAGGGAATGTCGCCGTACGATCTTGCCGATATGCTCAAGCAATACTTCAGAGATCTACCCGATCCCATCCTGACATCCAAACTAGCAGAGACATTTATCACAATACATACATGTAAGTACTGTACAGGAAAGCTGGTTTCCGCAGTGAATTTTGACTACGATTCACGGGGTTCACTAATTCATTGTTCTCGTCACAGAACGCTTCTTCAGTCATACCAATTTCCAAAAGCTTACTTACTCACATTCTCGGCTTCTGCTATTTGTATTTCAGATATCCCCGCAGAGCTAAGAGTCGAGGCAATGCAGGCGGCCATCTTACTCATGCCAGACGAGAATAGAGAAGCTCTTCAGACTTTGCTTCTTTTCCTCAACGAGGTGGCAGAGAACTCAGCAGTCAATCAGGTACATACCCTAATCACTCACTTATCGGAACTGACgacttgaagtttccaacccATGTTGTATGCACAGACACTCTCTTCTATGAACTGATGGACTCGATGACGCACTTCTCCATCCTAACCCGACAGGCTTTTCCTGGAATGTAACCATGGAAAAGTTTTCCCTTCCAATACACCGGCTCTATTGATCTTGAATGGGTTTTGCACTTAATACGAAGTCCGCAGTATAAGAgtataaaactaaaaagcaAACAAGACATTGATCGATGACATACCCGATCGATACACTTTCACCAACCTGCCTCGGCTGTAATACCTCTTCTCAGACATATCCATACATATTTCGAGAATTCCTACGAGGTAAGAATGAGccattattatatttaaataagtGTTTTCCATCTTAAGATGAATGAGAAGAACCTCGGCGTATGTTTCGCGCCGTCGCTTTTCCATCTGTGCGGGACCAAGGAGGACCCGTCAGCTCCAAAGCGCCAGAAGAGAACACCCATGATAAAAGCCTCCAAAGAACTGACAGACAACCTGGCCGCACACGAGTGCCTAACCCAAATGATCGCCCAGGTCGACAAGCTTTTCCTGGTAAGTACCATATCAGGTAGTTCGACTTCCATATGAGGTATTGTGAGCTGCCAGTTGAGAGGTAGTGTGGGCTTCTCTCCACGCTTAATGTTACAGGATTTCTTGGATCTCTATACAAGGAGTTGGTTGACAATTTGTTGCCTCGTTAGACGGATTTGTTAACGTGCCAATTGGCATGTTTCCTTGCATGTCAACTTAAGGAAAGGAGTCGTGCAAACAGGCTTGTTACTCTGTCTGAAACGCGATTTTACGAGGAACTGATAGTGCGTCTCCTCTTGATCTAGGTGCCCGAAGATACTATGATGAAAAGTAGATTCTCGTACATAGAGCAGAGCGAACCAGTGACGCTCGAGCAGCTAGGACGAAGCAAATCCAACCCACTTGACGACTACAGAACGTACATCGAGTCCTGTATTAACGGGATTTTAAAGGTATTGTAAACTACGCTATCTTCGCTAGCTGTCGAGGAGTTATATGATGCACAACAACTTTAGTTTATCtctcaaaatacaacattcGACTCGTAACGAAACTTGAGTAATCACCCACGACTAATGTTAATTCACAATACTATTCTAGTCTGCAAATTATTTGTGTATAAGTAATGCTTATGCTGATTATAATCTATATGAAACAGTTGTATGTTAACTATTCCCCCTGAATGAAATTTCCTGTATTTTTCCAGGAAGCTCGAGAGAAGTTCAAGGGATGGGTTAACCACTCGTGGCACGAGAGTTCTGTTGAAGTATCCTACAAGAAGGTCCGTGACGGCTGTCCTTTGCGTTTGTGGCGAGGTGTTATCGAGATTGACGCATCACCTGAGGACGTGCTCAAGCGTATTGTGGACGAGAGGTAAGACTATGAATTCCAAGAAAAGGCAATAAAGATAGCTTCGTTGTTTGATAGAACGGCGACTTGTTAGAACTTTTCTTGGAACAAGCCAAACACGATGAATTccaagaaaaggaaatatagATAGCCGGTTGTTTGATAGAACGGCAGCTTTTTGGAACTATTCTTGGAACAAGCCAAAGACGATGAATGAGTATTGTTAGTGAGTGCTTAAACTGTTCTAACGAGCTCATTACCTACCGCCACAGGCACCTGTGGGACGAGGAGCTGGAAGCTTGGGACGTCCTGGAGAAGATCGATGAAGATATGGACGTCTTCTACTACGTAACCCGATCCATGATCCTGCAACCCAAACGCATCCACGTCGTGCTAAGGTTAGGACTTAAGATCCTCCAGAGATACCTCCATAAGGACATACTCATTTATAAGGGGAAGTTCTATTTTGACATGATATTTCTATAGGGAGGGGCGCCTATATCAAAGGAACACCTCTATTATCACGGAACATCTTTCTAAGGACGCTAACATTCAAAGAACACCTCTATTTTAGCAAGAGGTTAAAACATATTACGAGGTTATTTTCATATATGTTAAGCTTTGTGATAAGTGGTCGTCAAAGACTACCCCTGACTGTAACTACTATGTATGGATTTGCTTTAaaacctttgttattatcaaAATCAATATCGGAAGAAAAATAATACGAATAAGGCTCGAAATAAAATCTATAAACAAAATGTTAAACTTCATTTATCAAATCCAATCGAAAATTTCGCAATAGCCTTTTctaatcagccgatggaaatagatGCTTTCTTAcacttgttgtttttgttgctaggatgacatgtgttatttttttttttagagcaagGAGGACCAACCTCGCTCATGGCGCATGCGCGCTAGTGTGCACGTCCATCAGTCACCCGAGCGCGCCCATGACCCCAGGGGTGCAGGCCACGCTACTGGCTCAGCGGTATCTTATTGAACCCCTCGAGGCGGGCCGGTCACGACTCACGCATATCACGAGACTGGACCAAAAGTAAGAGAAACTCAACATACAAAGTTATGCATACATTTACGCATGCCATTGACTGGACCATAAGATTATTATGGCGACGATGTTGACAATTTTCGAAAAGGTTATAAACTGATAATCTTTGTGTTCTGTTTTAGGGGAAGGGCGTCTGTGTATTACAACAAGGTTGGACCGTTCATGGCAGCATCAATATCGAAAGTAAAGGACTCTTTCCCTGTAGGATCCGAAGGTCCAGAAACCAATGTCTAGCTGCAGTTCACTAAATCCAACCTTCTCGGATTTTAGCCAATCGATTAGTGATGCGCTAAATATACAAGAGCAAGACGATTGGGTTATATCGAGCCAATCTGAAGGCGCTTTACTCATGAACAACCAACTGGGGATGAGCTGAGTATGCGCGGAGCCTGGAACTCTTTGATATATGGCTGCTCTATGATGGAAGAAACTAAAGAGAACTGGGTTTGACGGTTGAGACtatttgtgattgtgtttaCTTCGGGTGATGTTACGGGTAATGTTGGACTTGGGTAACGTTTACACCGTaaatacaacaacaaataaatgcAAGAATATGAGGCTAAGAAGTCTATTCAATTACGAGACACTAAATGGAAGgaaaaattattatttcacATGGCCATTAATAGGATTATTTGGTCAAATATTTCATTGATTCGCGGCATTTGCTCGATGCCTTCGCCAGACATTCTTTTACAATATAAATACAAAATGATGGAAAAGCCaactttattatattttataccAAGCACTGTAGTATACCTTTGTTATAAATCTATTTACGTTACCATGCCAACAACAGTAGGGATCGCGCGAAATGGAAGGTTGGCGTGGCGCTAAAGCTCGtccaaagaaaataatttataatcACACAAAAACGCTATCTTCATACATCAACGGACATTAAAGACAGTTTAAATAACAGTGTTTTCGTCTCTTTGAATAAGAAAGAAATCGCGGTATTTTTGGAGTTGCAAGTTTTTATTCTTGTTATTCTAATGCCAGGTCCAACCCTACCCCTCCCTAGCCCATGGCTAATTACCCCATCTCTCTTTCCCCTTGGAATAAAACACGCATAACACATTAGACATCTTATGTACTGGCATTTTTGAAAACGCAGACAGGGGAACGGCAGCGGATCGTCCCTGCCTATTGTTTTAAGAATACTATCACTTACTTGTCTCTAGATGCGCTAGGCTCGCATCTATTCGAATTTGATAGACTGCTTTAGTGTGTACACCAAATGCCTGAGGACTGCACGAAGTAGATTTAATATCCGGCACCTTCTTCTATCCCCCATATCACTTACTCCTAAGGAAGGCCCTTTTATTAAATCTTATAACTACAGTATGTGTGGTCTTTGTGTTGGCACGATTATACTCTGAGACATTTTTGTACGGTGATTAATGTTCCCAACACTGTCATTCGAATGATACACTCTAGGCTAAAAGCGCCGAGATCAAGGGGCTCGTGAAGATATTCGCACTTTTAGTCGGCATGTCGTGTTTAGGGGGTCGTTTTGCATTCAGTTTATGCCAAATGCAAC contains:
- the LOC5521960 gene encoding stAR-related lipid transfer protein 13 isoform X1, which produces MALSCVPLRKGALVPKRPSTRRRRYLMKIRMQEWENVKLTAATRMESAAFPETLPTSDLSIRTPRKPRYLQHRRHPNDRDFFSRFRSVVDDDESYEGDSKEKTARLAELEALEACYWLRAAGFPQYAQLYEDGGFPIDTGAVIKEHDFLDEDSIPSLYRRLQTLNRCSKMNLHIKHSEGYDSDEEDLITLSSRWKLQNKNRKWARRKRRSSNMSNSETSTNSSSNNNSNRSILNSGSSKSVISDRGINSTVRQLSLQAVDNGPDTLSPLDLSIREEGRSSMYDNIATGLSLSTPSISQIKDIEQEYSSSQKSNLANSDLGLESYSGASSGDELSDVDRFEDEDVPGELVDLKTSPRVRGDLSPQPRTRRLKTRWHSFEKSVRPFKPVQSTKICNLSVGQLAVLRKYSLLKLTALMERHTHSHRGMWNWSFPRFLKKFKTPDYRDKKVFGVPMSVVLQRSGQPLPRPILCAINYLQRTCVESVGIFRKSGGKQRINNLKDMMEDNPEHTDFEGMSPYDLADMLKQYFRDLPDPILTSKLAETFITIHTYIPAELRVEAMQAAILLMPDENREALQTLLLFLNEVAENSAVNQMNEKNLGVCFAPSLFHLCGTKEDPSAPKRQKRTPMIKASKELTDNLAAHECLTQMIAQVDKLFLVPEDTMMKSRFSYIEQSEPVTLEQLGRSKSNPLDDYRTYIESCINGILKEAREKFKGWVNHSWHESSVEVSYKKVRDGCPLRLWRGVIEIDASPEDVLKRIVDERHLWDEELEAWDVLEKIDEDMDVFYYVTRSMILQPKRIHVVLRARRTNLAHGACALVCTSISHPSAPMTPGVQATLLAQRYLIEPLEAGRSRLTHITRLDQKGRASVYYNKVGPFMAASISKVKDSFPVGSEGPETNV
- the LOC5521960 gene encoding stAR-related lipid transfer protein 13 isoform X5 → MKCVPALKCSCSRPTYLISSMCFRASLLGSELEALEACYWLRAAGFPQYAQLYEDGGFPIDTGAVIKEHDFLDEDSIPSLYRRLQTLNRCSKMNLHIKHSEGYDSDEEDLITLSSRWKLQNKNRKWARRKRRSSNMSNSETSTNSSSNNNSNRSILNSGSSKSVISDRGINSTVRQLSLQAVDNGPDTLSPLDLSIREEGRSSMYDNIATGLSLSTPSISQIKDIEQEYSSSQKSNLANSDLGLESYSGASSGDELSDVDRFEDEDVPGELVDLKTSPRVRGDLSPQPRTRRLKTRWHSFEKSVRPFKPVQSTKICNLSVGQLAVLRKYSLLKLTALMERHTHSHRGMWNWSFPRFLKKFKTPDYRDKKVFGVPMSVVLQRSGQPLPRPILCAINYLQRTCVESVGIFRKSGGKQRINNLKDMMEDNPEHTDFEGMSPYDLADMLKQYFRDLPDPILTSKLAETFITIHTYIPAELRVEAMQAAILLMPDENREALQTLLLFLNEVAENSAVNQMNEKNLGVCFAPSLFHLCGTKEDPSAPKRQKRTPMIKASKELTDNLAAHECLTQMIAQVDKLFLVPEDTMMKSRFSYIEQSEPVTLEQLGRSKSNPLDDYRTYIESCINGILKEAREKFKGWVNHSWHESSVEVSYKKVRDGCPLRLWRGVIEIDASPEDVLKRIVDERHLWDEELEAWDVLEKIDEDMDVFYYVTRSMILQPKRIHVVLRARRTNLAHGACALVCTSISHPSAPMTPGVQATLLAQRYLIEPLEAGRSRLTHITRLDQKGRASVYYNKVGPFMAASISKVKDSFPVGSEGPETNV
- the LOC5521960 gene encoding stAR-related lipid transfer protein 13 isoform X4; this translates as MRISVLMRSYSTRSIDTMDELVEFTAMLENELEALEACYWLRAAGFPQYAQLYEDGGFPIDTGAVIKEHDFLDEDSIPSLYRRLQTLNRCSKMNLHIKHSEGYDSDEEDLITLSSRWKLQNKNRKWARRKRRSSNMSNSETSTNSSSNNNSNRSILNSGSSKSVISDRGINSTVRQLSLQAVDNGPDTLSPLDLSIREEGRSSMYDNIATGLSLSTPSISQIKDIEQEYSSSQKSNLANSDLGLESYSGASSGDELSDVDRFEDEDVPGELVDLKTSPRVRGDLSPQPRTRRLKTRWHSFEKSVRPFKPVQSTKICNLSVGQLAVLRKYSLLKLTALMERHTHSHRGMWNWSFPRFLKKFKTPDYRDKKVFGVPMSVVLQRSGQPLPRPILCAINYLQRTCVESVGIFRKSGGKQRINNLKDMMEDNPEHTDFEGMSPYDLADMLKQYFRDLPDPILTSKLAETFITIHTYIPAELRVEAMQAAILLMPDENREALQTLLLFLNEVAENSAVNQMNEKNLGVCFAPSLFHLCGTKEDPSAPKRQKRTPMIKASKELTDNLAAHECLTQMIAQVDKLFLVPEDTMMKSRFSYIEQSEPVTLEQLGRSKSNPLDDYRTYIESCINGILKEAREKFKGWVNHSWHESSVEVSYKKVRDGCPLRLWRGVIEIDASPEDVLKRIVDERHLWDEELEAWDVLEKIDEDMDVFYYVTRSMILQPKRIHVVLRARRTNLAHGACALVCTSISHPSAPMTPGVQATLLAQRYLIEPLEAGRSRLTHITRLDQKGRASVYYNKVGPFMAASISKVKDSFPVGSEGPETNV
- the LOC5521960 gene encoding stAR-related lipid transfer protein 13 isoform X6, with protein sequence MKLIRTLERSGELVKLYKLLCMAAATSAEELEALEACYWLRAAGFPQYAQLYEDGGFPIDTGAVIKEHDFLDEDSIPSLYRRLQTLNRCSKMNLHIKHSEGYDSDEEDLITLSSRWKLQNKNRKWARRKRRSSNMSNSETSTNSSSNNNSNRSILNSGSSKSVISDRGINSTVRQLSLQAVDNGPDTLSPLDLSIREEGRSSMYDNIATGLSLSTPSISQIKDIEQEYSSSQKSNLANSDLGLESYSGASSGDELSDVDRFEDEDVPGELVDLKTSPRVRGDLSPQPRTRRLKTRWHSFEKSVRPFKPVQSTKICNLSVGQLAVLRKYSLLKLTALMERHTHSHRGMWNWSFPRFLKKFKTPDYRDKKVFGVPMSVVLQRSGQPLPRPILCAINYLQRTCVESVGIFRKSGGKQRINNLKDMMEDNPEHTDFEGMSPYDLADMLKQYFRDLPDPILTSKLAETFITIHTYIPAELRVEAMQAAILLMPDENREALQTLLLFLNEVAENSAVNQMNEKNLGVCFAPSLFHLCGTKEDPSAPKRQKRTPMIKASKELTDNLAAHECLTQMIAQVDKLFLVPEDTMMKSRFSYIEQSEPVTLEQLGRSKSNPLDDYRTYIESCINGILKEAREKFKGWVNHSWHESSVEVSYKKVRDGCPLRLWRGVIEIDASPEDVLKRIVDERHLWDEELEAWDVLEKIDEDMDVFYYVTRSMILQPKRIHVVLRARRTNLAHGACALVCTSISHPSAPMTPGVQATLLAQRYLIEPLEAGRSRLTHITRLDQKGRASVYYNKVGPFMAASISKVKDSFPVGSEGPETNV
- the LOC5521960 gene encoding rho GTPase-activating protein 7 isoform X3, with the protein product MALTDRTNRPPKEHRKMLQRLLVRKNKSKAPIRELEALEACYWLRAAGFPQYAQLYEDGGFPIDTGAVIKEHDFLDEDSIPSLYRRLQTLNRCSKMNLHIKHSEGYDSDEEDLITLSSRWKLQNKNRKWARRKRRSSNMSNSETSTNSSSNNNSNRSILNSGSSKSVISDRGINSTVRQLSLQAVDNGPDTLSPLDLSIREEGRSSMYDNIATGLSLSTPSISQIKDIEQEYSSSQKSNLANSDLGLESYSGASSGDELSDVDRFEDEDVPGELVDLKTSPRVRGDLSPQPRTRRLKTRWHSFEKSVRPFKPVQSTKICNLSVGQLAVLRKYSLLKLTALMERHTHSHRGMWNWSFPRFLKKFKTPDYRDKKVFGVPMSVVLQRSGQPLPRPILCAINYLQRTCVESVGIFRKSGGKQRINNLKDMMEDNPEHTDFEGMSPYDLADMLKQYFRDLPDPILTSKLAETFITIHTYIPAELRVEAMQAAILLMPDENREALQTLLLFLNEVAENSAVNQMNEKNLGVCFAPSLFHLCGTKEDPSAPKRQKRTPMIKASKELTDNLAAHECLTQMIAQVDKLFLVPEDTMMKSRFSYIEQSEPVTLEQLGRSKSNPLDDYRTYIESCINGILKEAREKFKGWVNHSWHESSVEVSYKKVRDGCPLRLWRGVIEIDASPEDVLKRIVDERHLWDEELEAWDVLEKIDEDMDVFYYVTRSMILQPKRIHVVLRARRTNLAHGACALVCTSISHPSAPMTPGVQATLLAQRYLIEPLEAGRSRLTHITRLDQKGRASVYYNKVGPFMAASISKVKDSFPVGSEGPETNV
- the LOC5521960 gene encoding stAR-related lipid transfer protein 13 isoform X2, with the protein product MLHTLPPPLTGMSFMETSTRMESAAFPETLPTSDLSIRTPRKPRYLQHRRHPNDRDFFSRFRSVVDDDESYEGDSKEKTARLAELEALEACYWLRAAGFPQYAQLYEDGGFPIDTGAVIKEHDFLDEDSIPSLYRRLQTLNRCSKMNLHIKHSEGYDSDEEDLITLSSRWKLQNKNRKWARRKRRSSNMSNSETSTNSSSNNNSNRSILNSGSSKSVISDRGINSTVRQLSLQAVDNGPDTLSPLDLSIREEGRSSMYDNIATGLSLSTPSISQIKDIEQEYSSSQKSNLANSDLGLESYSGASSGDELSDVDRFEDEDVPGELVDLKTSPRVRGDLSPQPRTRRLKTRWHSFEKSVRPFKPVQSTKICNLSVGQLAVLRKYSLLKLTALMERHTHSHRGMWNWSFPRFLKKFKTPDYRDKKVFGVPMSVVLQRSGQPLPRPILCAINYLQRTCVESVGIFRKSGGKQRINNLKDMMEDNPEHTDFEGMSPYDLADMLKQYFRDLPDPILTSKLAETFITIHTYIPAELRVEAMQAAILLMPDENREALQTLLLFLNEVAENSAVNQMNEKNLGVCFAPSLFHLCGTKEDPSAPKRQKRTPMIKASKELTDNLAAHECLTQMIAQVDKLFLVPEDTMMKSRFSYIEQSEPVTLEQLGRSKSNPLDDYRTYIESCINGILKEAREKFKGWVNHSWHESSVEVSYKKVRDGCPLRLWRGVIEIDASPEDVLKRIVDERHLWDEELEAWDVLEKIDEDMDVFYYVTRSMILQPKRIHVVLRARRTNLAHGACALVCTSISHPSAPMTPGVQATLLAQRYLIEPLEAGRSRLTHITRLDQKGRASVYYNKVGPFMAASISKVKDSFPVGSEGPETNV
- the LOC5521960 gene encoding stAR-related lipid transfer protein 13 isoform X7, translated to MVNEKMSYEGDSKEKTARLAELEALEACYWLRAAGFPQYAQLYEDGGFPIDTGAVIKEHDFLDEDSIPSLYRRLQTLNRCSKMNLHIKHSEGYDSDEEDLITLSSRWKLQNKNRKWARRKRRSSNMSNSETSTNSSSNNNSNRSILNSGSSKSVISDRGINSTVRQLSLQAVDNGPDTLSPLDLSIREEGRSSMYDNIATGLSLSTPSISQIKDIEQEYSSSQKSNLANSDLGLESYSGASSGDELSDVDRFEDEDVPGELVDLKTSPRVRGDLSPQPRTRRLKTRWHSFEKSVRPFKPVQSTKICNLSVGQLAVLRKYSLLKLTALMERHTHSHRGMWNWSFPRFLKKFKTPDYRDKKVFGVPMSVVLQRSGQPLPRPILCAINYLQRTCVESVGIFRKSGGKQRINNLKDMMEDNPEHTDFEGMSPYDLADMLKQYFRDLPDPILTSKLAETFITIHTYIPAELRVEAMQAAILLMPDENREALQTLLLFLNEVAENSAVNQMNEKNLGVCFAPSLFHLCGTKEDPSAPKRQKRTPMIKASKELTDNLAAHECLTQMIAQVDKLFLVPEDTMMKSRFSYIEQSEPVTLEQLGRSKSNPLDDYRTYIESCINGILKEAREKFKGWVNHSWHESSVEVSYKKVRDGCPLRLWRGVIEIDASPEDVLKRIVDERHLWDEELEAWDVLEKIDEDMDVFYYVTRSMILQPKRIHVVLRARRTNLAHGACALVCTSISHPSAPMTPGVQATLLAQRYLIEPLEAGRSRLTHITRLDQKGRASVYYNKVGPFMAASISKVKDSFPVGSEGPETNV